The genomic interval TACCAGTACTGGACCGACGGCAAGCCGGAGGGCGCGCTGGAGGACTGGATGGCGCGCGCGCAGGAGCATCCGGGCTCCTGGTGGCCGCACTGGGACCAATGGATCCGCGCCCAGGACGACACCCGGGTCAAGGCGCGCAAGCCCGGCGCCAACCGGGTGAAGATTCTTGGCGACGCGCCCGGATCTTACGTTAAGATGCGGGCCTAGCGGCCGCCGCAGGGAGGACGGCCGCAACGCGGATCCCGCATGCAGAACGCACGACCCCTCAGGCACGACGCCCCGGCGCCGGCGGTGACGCCGCCGGCGCAGATGCGCTGGCTCGGCATGACCGCACGGGTGTGGCAGCGCCACGCCAGCGGCTGGAGCGTGTGGACGCGTTTCGCCACCCTGCCCTTCCTCCTCGCGGCGATCTGGAGCCACGTGTGGATCGGTACCGCCGGGGCGGTCACGGCGGTCGCCGCCGTCGCCGTCTGGCTGTGGCTCAACCCGCGTCTGTTCCCGCCGCCCCGGCGCACCGACCGCTGGCACGTGCGCGCCACCTTCGGCGAGCGGGTGTGGCTGAACCGGATGGCCGTGCCGATCCCGCCGGCCGAGGCCAGGGCGGCGCTGGCGCTGTCGCTGGTCACCGGCGCCGGGTTCCTCGCCGCCGTGTGGGGCGCGGCGGAGACCAACCTGCTGACGACCGCGACCGGGCTCGTCGTCACCTATGTCGGCAAGCTCGCCTTCCTCGACCGCATGGTGCGGCTCTACGAGACGATGAAGACCGCCCACCCACTGTACAAGGCCTGGTCCCAGGTGCCGGTCAACGACAACCGGCGCGGCGGCACGCGCCGCTAGGCTTTCCCCTTCCGCTCCGCCAGCAGGCCGAGATAGTGCTGGGCGATGGTCGCGCCGGCGATCGAGGTGATGTCGGCGTGGTCGTAGGCCGGCGCGACCTCGACCACGTCGCCGCCGACGAAGCCGACGGTGCCGAGCCGACGCAGGATCATCAGCGCCTCGCGCGAGCTGAGCCCGCCGGCGACCGGCGTGCCGGTACCGGGCGCAAAGGCGGGGTCGAGGCAATCGATGTCGAAGGTCATGTAGGCCGGGGCGTCGCCGACCCGGTGGCGGATGCGCGCGACGACGCCGGCAACGCCGAGGTCGTGCACCTCCTCGCCGAAGACGATCTCCAGGCCGCAGGTCTCCGGCGCATGGGTGCGGATGCCGATCTGGATCGAGCGGTACGGGTCGATCAACCCCTCGCGCACGGCGCGGCCGACGAAGGTGCCGTGGTCGATGCGGTCGCCCTCGTCGTTCCAGGTGTCCTGGTGGGCATCGAACTGGACCAGCGCCAGCGGCCCGAAACGGGCGGCATGGGCCCTGAGCAGCGGATAGGTGACGAAATGGTCGCCGCCGATGGAAAACAGATGCACGCCGGCGTCGAGGATCTCGCGCGCCTGGGCCTCGATCTGGCCGGGGATCTCGGTGTGGCGGCCATAGTCGAAGGAGCAGTCGCCGTAGTCGACCACGGCGAGATGCTCGAACGGGTCGGTGTGGAAGGGATATTGCGGGTCGCCGTCGAAGATCGCCGAGGCGCGGCGCACGCCCTGCGGGCCGAAGCGGGCGCCGGGACGGTTCGACACCGAGGCGTCGAAGGGAATGCCCCAGACCGCGGCGTCGACGCCGGCGAGATCGCGCGTGTAGCGTCGGCGCATGAAGGACAGCACGCCGCCATAGGTCGGCTCATGGGCGCCGCCCTTCAGCTGCTTCTTGTGGATCGCCTCGTCGGTCGGGCGCGGACGGATCGGGGACATGGGGCTCCTCGCGATGGGCTCTAGACGTCTGGTCGCACCAGATGACGATACGCCGGCGTTTCCATCAAGCCTTCTTCGCTGCCGAAGAGCGTGAAGACATCCTCGTCACGCGTGTCCTTCACCGTCGCCTTGTCGCATGCTATCGCCCTGCATGCGCAAAGCCTTAAGGGTTCCGATGTCCCGGCAATCCGTTTCGCGCCTCCGCTGCCGGTCCCGTCACAACGAAAGAACCCGCCGGATCGCTCCGGCGGGTCTTGATTTCGGCCGAGACCGAAGGATCAGCGCTTGGAGAACTGGAAACTCCGGCGCGCCTTGCGCCTGCCGAACTTCTTGCGCTCGACGACGCGGCTGTCGCGGGTCAGGAAGCCTTCCTTCTTCAGGATGGCGCGCAGCTCCGGCTCGTAATAGGTCAGCGCCTTGGAGATGCCGTGGCGCAGGGCGCCGGCCTGGCCGGACAGGCCGCCGCCGGTGACGGTGGCGACGATGTCGTACTGGCCGTCGCGGTTGGTCAGCATGACCGGCTGGCGCAGGATCATCTGCAGCACCGGACGAGCGAAGTACTCGGTGAAGTCCTTCTTGTTGACCATGATGCGGCCGGTGCCGGGCTTGACCCAGACGCGCGCGATGGCGTCCTTGCGCTTGCCGGTGGCATAGGCACGGCCCTGGCTGTCCAGCTTCTGGACATGCACGGGCGCTTCGGGAGCGGCCGGAGCGACGGCGCCGCCCAGCTGTTCCAGGGATTGCAGCTCAGCCATGCTCAAGCCCTCCTGGCGTTCTTTTCGTTGAAGCTCTTGACGTCGACCAGGGTCGGCGTCTGGGCCTCGTGGGGATGGGTCGGACCGGCGTAGACCTTGAGGTTCTTCAGCTGCTTGCGGGACAGCGGACCGCCCGGCATCATGCGCTGGACGGCCTTCTCCAGGACGCGCTCGGGGAAGCGGCCCTCGATGATGGCGCGCGCGGTGCGCTCCTTGATGCCGCCGGGATAGCCGGTGTGCCAGTAGTACTTCTTGTTCTCGTACTTGCGGCCGGTGAGAACCACCTTGTCGGCGTTGACGACGATGATGTTGTCACCGCAGTCGACATGCGGCGTGAAGGTCGGCAAGTGCTTGCCGCGCAGATGGTTGGCGATGTAGGCGGCGAGACGCCCCACGACCATGCCTTCCGCGTCGATCAAGATCCACTTCTTCTCGACCTCCGCCGGCTTGGCAGAATAGGTCTTCATGATGCTGATCCGTGACTGGTCAGGTGAAAACTGGACGGCGCAGGGTGGGACGGCAAAGCGCCGCGCCCCGTGCCGCGCGTTCGGATGGGGTGATACGCGCTTGCGCACGCACCGTCAAGGCAATTCGTTCGCGCAACGTCAAAAATAATTCAAGGATTTCAATTGTTTATAAAAACGGTATCATATTACCGCAAAACAGTAGGGCTTTTCACCGCGGCGGAACGGAATAGGTCGCGGTGGCGTGGGCGACGAGGTCGATCTCGCCCTCGCCGGCGATGCCGCATTCGGTGACCGCCAGGCGCTTGCCGAGCTTGAGAAGCCGGCAGGTGCCGATCAGGTCGCCGGGCTCCGGCTTCCTGAGGAAGTTGATGGCGAGGTTGGTGGTCACCGCCAGCGCGACGGGACCGATGTGGGCGAGGATGACGACATAGGCGGCGAGGTCGGCGAGCGCCATCATCGAGGGCCCGGAGACGGTGCCGCCGGGGCGCAGGTGGCGCTCGGAGGCGGACAGGCGCACGACCGCCTCGCCGGGCGCGATGCGCTCGACCGCGTAGACCCGGCCGCCGTCGTGGATCTGCGGGAACTCCCGGTCCAGAAACGCCGTCACCTCGTCGACCGTCATCACCGGCTGCATGCGCGCCCTCCCCTTTTCCCCGCAGCGGGCCCGCTCGGACCCACCCTTCTTCCGCTTACGTAAACGGCAAACGCCCACCAGCGCAAGGCCAGGCGGACGCGAAAAGCGGCGGGATCGCTCCCGCCGCTCGAGGCCTCGCGTATCAGAAAGGACCGCGCCTCACTTGACCTCGCGCACCGCGCCCTTGGAGGCCGAGGTGGTCATGGCCGCGTAGGCGCGCAAGGCCGCGGTGACCTTGCGGGTCCGCTTCTCGGCGGGCTTCCAGGCGTCGGCGCCCTTCGCCTCCATGGCGGCGCGGCGCCGGGCGAGTTCGTCGTCGGACAGATCGACCTTCATCACCCGGTTGGGGATGTCGATGACGATGGTATCGCCTTCCTCGACCAGGCCGATGGCGCCGCCCTCGGCGGCTTCCGGCGAGATGTGGCCGATCGACAGGCCCGAGGAGCCGCCGGAGAAGCGGCCGTCGGTGATCAGCGCGCAGGCCCTGCCGAGCCCCTTCGACTTCAGGTAGCTGGTCGGGTAGAGCATTTCCTGCATGCCCGGACCGCCGCGCGGGCCCTCGTAGCGGATCAGCACCACGTCGCCCGGCTTGATCTTGCCGGTCAGGATCGCGGAGACGGCCGAATCCTGGCTCTCGAAGATGCGCGCCGGGCCGGAGAAGGTCAGGATCGACTCGTCGACGCCGGCCGTCTTCACGATGCAGCCGTCCTCGGCGATGTTGCCGAACAGCACCGCCAGACCGCCGTCCTTCGAATAGGCATGGTCCTTGTCGCGGATGACGCCCTTGGCGCGATCGAGGTCGAGATCGTCCCAGCGGCGCGCCTGCGAGAAGGCGGTCTGCGTCGGCACGCCGCCCGGCGCGGCGCGGTAGAATTCGTGCACGCTGTCGGAATTGGTCTGCTTGACGTCCCAGCGCGCCAGCGCCTCCTGCATCGAGGCGGAATGGATAGTCGGCACCGAGGTGTCGAGCAGGCCGGCGCGGTCGAGTTCGCCGAGGATGCCGAAGATGCCGCCGGCGCGGTGGACGTCCTCCATGTGGATGTTGGCGACCGCGGGTGCGACCTTGCACAGCACCGGCACCTGGCGCGACAGCCGGTCGATGTCGGCGATGGTGAAGCCGACCTCGCCCTCGAAGGAGGCGGCGAGCAGGTGCAGGACCGTGTTGGTCGAGCCGCCCATGGAAATGTCCAGCGTCATGGCATTCTCGAACGCCTTGAAGCTCGCGATGTTGCGCGGCAGGACGCTGTCGTCGCCCTGCTCGTAGTAGCGCCTGGCCAGATCGACGATCAGGTGGCCGGCCTCGACGAACAGGCGCTCGCGGTCGGCGTGGGTGGCGAGCGTCGAGCCGTTGCCCGGCAGCGCCAGGCCCAGCGCCTCGGTCAGGCAGTTCATCGAGTTGGCGGTGAACATGCCCGAGCAGGAGCCGCAGGTCGGGCAGGCGTTCTGCTCATAGGTCAGCACGTCGGCGTCGGTGACCGTGTCGTCGGCGGCGGCGATCATGGCGTCGATCAGGTCGACCGCCTTGGTCTCGCCGGTCGACAGCACCACCTTGCCGGCCTCCATCGGGCCACCGGAGACGAAGACGACCGGGATGTTGAGCCGCATGGCAGCGTTGAGCATGCCGGGCGTGATCTTGTCGCAATTGGAGATGCAGACCATAGCATCGGCGCAATGGGCATTGACCATGTACTCGACGCTGTCGGCGATGATCTCGCGCGAGGGCAGAGAATAGAGCATGCCGTCATGGCCCATGGCGATGCCGTCGTCGACCGCGATGGTGTTGAATTCCTTGGCGACGCCGCCGGCTTTCTCGACCTCGCGGGCGACCAGCTGGCCAAGGTCCTTCAGGTGCACGTGGCCGGGCACGAACTGGGTGAAGGAATTGGCGATGGCGATGATCGGCTTGCCGAAGTCGCCGTCCTTCATGCCGGTGGCGCGCCACAGGCCGCGCGCGCCGGCCATGTTGCGGCCATGGGTGGAGGTTCTGGAACGATACGGGGGCATTGTCCGACTCCCTCAAGTCTGTTCTCGGCCGGCGCGTCCGCCCGCCGTCGCATCGTGCGGATACGTGCGATGATAGTCAGGATGTGGCAGGTTTTGAAACCGGGCGAAAGGGCGGTTTGCGGGAAAAGAGTACGCTGCGGTACGGTTTTGCCGGAGATGTCGGCTTCCCTTCCCGTTGCCGAGCCTTATGTTGATCCTCGACCGTCCTCATCCAGCGAAATGCCATGATCCCGTTTTCCGTCCTCGACCTGTCGCCGATCCCGGAAGGCTTTACCGCCGCCGACGCGCTCGCCAACACGCTCGATCTCGCCCGCCACGCCGAAAGCCTGGGGTTCCGGCGCTACTGGCTGGCCGAGCACCACAACATGCCCGGCATCGCCAGCGCGGCGACGGCGGTCGTGATCGGCCACGTGGCGGCGGGCACGAAGACCATCCGGGTCGGCGCCGGCGGCATCATGCTGCCCAACCACGCGCCACTGGTGATCGCGGAACAGTTCGGCACGCTGGCGACTCTCCATCCGGGGCGCATCGACCTCGGTCTCGGGCGGGCACCGGGGACCGACATGGCGACGGCGCGCGCGCTGCGGCGCAGCCTCGAAGCGAGCGACGACTTTCCCGCCGACGTGGCCGAACTGATCGGTTATCTCGGCGACGCGGCGCCAGACGCCCGCATCCGCGCGGTGCCGGGCACGGGCACCAGGGTGCCGGTGTGGATCCTCGGCTCCAGCCTCTACGGCGCGCAGCTTGCCGCCCATCTCGGCCTGCCCTACGCCTTCGCCTCGCATTTCGCGCCGCAGGCGCTCGACCAGGCGGTTGCGCTCTACCGGGCCCGGTTCCAGCCTTCCACGCATCTCGACCGGCCGCAGTTCATGATGGCGATCAACGTCTTCGCCGGAGAGAGCGACGCCGAGGCGCTTCATCTCAAGAGCTCGATGCAGCAGGCCTTCGCCAACCTCAGGACCGGACGGCCGGGTCCCCTGCCCCGTCCGGTCGCAGACATCGGCTCGGTGCTCGACCCAATGCTGCTGGCGATGGTGGAGGAGGCGCTGAGCGTATCGGCGACGGGTGCGCCCGCAACGGTGCGGCAGAAGCTCGTCGCGCTGATCGCCCGCTACCGGCCCGACGAGGTGATCCTGACCGGGCAGATCCACGACCACGCGGCGCGCAAGCGATCCTTCGGGATCGTGGCCGAGATCCTGTCGTCGGCGGAGTTCGCCCGCCTGATCGCTGCCTGATCGCTGCCTGATCGCTGCCTATCCAGGGTCAGGCCGTCCAGCCGGCGCGCGCGGTGCGCGCCGCCTCGCCCGCCCAGGCGGCGGCCTTGACCAGACCGCCGAAGCCGTAGACGTGGATCTGCAGCGGGCCGCTGCGGTGGTGCGGACGCAAGCCGGCGTCGAGACCGGCGACGATCGGGTCGGGCGTGCCCGACGAAAGCAGCCGCGTGGCGGTGCGGGCGTGGCGCATGGGCAGGTCGACCCAGCAGCGCAGGGCGACCTTCATCAGGGTCGCCGCGCTGGCCGGGCCAGCCAGGCCGATGCGCACCGGCAGCGCCGGTTCGAGGCGGCGCAGGCCGTCGAGCCAGCGCAGGATGCGCTCGGCATCGAAGCAGAACTGGCTGACCAGGAAGGGCGCGCGGCCGGCGTCGCGGATGGCGTCGAGACGGCTGCGCAGGGACCGCTCCAGATCCGCGTCGGCGACGAAAGGATGGCCCTCGGGATAGCCCCCGATGCCGACCGACTGAAGCGGCGCGGCACGGAACGGCGCGCTTTCGATCAGATCGAGGCTGGAGGCGAAGGGGCCGCGGGCGGCATCGATGTCGCCGGCGATGACCAGCACCTTGCGCAGGCCGATGTCGCGGCAGGCGGTCTCGAGCAGATGGCCGAGTTCCGCCTCGCTGGCGAACTTGCGCGCCGACAGGTGCAGCACCGGCTCGAGGCCGGCCGCGCGGACCAGACGGGCGGCGGCGATCTGTTCGTCGTGCGGGATGCGCGGCAGGGCGCTGAGCAAGACATCCGTGCCGGGCGGGACCAGCGGCGCCAGGGCGGCGATGTCGGCCGCAGTCGGCGCGGTCGCCTCCAGCGACCAGGGCGCCAACCAGAGCGGGCCGCGCAGCGGCGCGCAGGCGCTCTGGACCTCGTCGATCGTCCGGCTGCGGATTTCGGTCACCGGCATCCCTCCCTGTTGTCCTTGCCGCGTCCCCGCCCCGTGCGTTCCATCCCGGCGGTCAGTTCCGGGCGGCAGCCTCTCCGGTTCAGTCCCTGCGGCGCGAGATCGCGTAGGATTCGTCGAAGAACCACAGGCCGCCGTGGTCGCGCAGCACCGCGCGGGTGGCGTCCAGATAGCGGCCGTCGCGGGTGGCCTCCTCGAGCCGCTCGTCCTCGACCTGCGCGACATAGACGGCGGCGTTCCAGGCGGCGAACAGCGTGGACGTGCCGATCGAGCTGCCGACCTCGCTGGGCAGCGTGTGCATGTCGTAGCGGAAGATCGAGCGCTTGTCGGAATAGGCGTTGAAGTTGAAATGGCGGGCGTCGGGACCGAGATCGGCCTTGACCGCGCGCAGGATGTCGTGGCGGTCGGTGCGGAACGGGTCGTCCTCGGGCCAGACCCGGCGCACGATCTCCATGCCTGGATCGTGGCCGTAGGAATGGATGCCGATCAGCCGGCCGCCGGGGCCGAGCGCGCGCGCCAGCGGGGCGACCACCTTGGCGGCCTTGAACCCGGCCGAGGCGCGCGCCCGGTAGGGCTGCGAGGCGACGACGAGGTCGTAGTCTGCGCGCGCCGCGCCGAGCTTCGGGATGACCGGGTCGAGCAGGAACCGATGATCCTCGCGGTAGAGCACCAGCACGACCGGCCGGTCGTAGATCGGATTGCCGGACCTGGAGATGCGCGCCTGCCAGTTGTCGGCCAGAAACGGTTCCAGGTCGGCGATCTGGCGCTGGAAATCGTGGGAGGAGTCGCCGCGCAGGACGCATTCCTTCCACACGAAGCTGCCGGCGGCCCGCGCCGAGCGCGTCGTCAGCCAGGGCGCCTCGGAATAATAGAGGTTGGTCAGCACCAGCACGGTAGCCGGATGCTCGAAGAAGCGGTCCGGCATCTTGTCGAGCGTCAGGCGCACGTCCTCCAGGCTGATCTCCTTGCCGACGATGTAGAACGGCATGGTGGCGAAGCGGTGGTGCATGGCACGCATGACGCGCGACAGCAGGGTGCCGTCGCCGACGCCGGCGTCGAACAGGCGCACCGCCGGCGGACGCGGATGGATGTTGGCCAGTTCCAGCGCGACCCGGTCGGCGGCGACCTGCTTTTCGCCGCAGGTGTTGACGAACAGCAGGTATTTCTGCCGGTTGTCGAAGAAGCGGAAGTTGGTGTCGAGGTCGGCCGCCTCGCCCGCCCCGGCGACGGGAGCCGCAGCGGCGCGGGTGCCGAGCAGGACCGAGCGCGCGGCCGGGTCGGTCGACGGGTGGGCGGCGATGAAGGCATCGATGCGCTCGAGCGTGCGCGCGCTGATGCGGCCG from Polymorphum gilvum SL003B-26A1 carries:
- the speB gene encoding agmatinase; translated protein: MSPIRPRPTDEAIHKKQLKGGAHEPTYGGVLSFMRRRYTRDLAGVDAAVWGIPFDASVSNRPGARFGPQGVRRASAIFDGDPQYPFHTDPFEHLAVVDYGDCSFDYGRHTEIPGQIEAQAREILDAGVHLFSIGGDHFVTYPLLRAHAARFGPLALVQFDAHQDTWNDEGDRIDHGTFVGRAVREGLIDPYRSIQIGIRTHAPETCGLEIVFGEEVHDLGVAGVVARIRHRVGDAPAYMTFDIDCLDPAFAPGTGTPVAGGLSSREALMILRRLGTVGFVGGDVVEVAPAYDHADITSIAGATIAQHYLGLLAERKGKA
- a CDS encoding methylenetetrahydrofolate reductase; protein product: MPVTEIRSRTIDEVQSACAPLRGPLWLAPWSLEATAPTAADIAALAPLVPPGTDVLLSALPRIPHDEQIAAARLVRAAGLEPVLHLSARKFASEAELGHLLETACRDIGLRKVLVIAGDIDAARGPFASSLDLIESAPFRAAPLQSVGIGGYPEGHPFVADADLERSLRSRLDAIRDAGRAPFLVSQFCFDAERILRWLDGLRRLEPALPVRIGLAGPASAATLMKVALRCWVDLPMRHARTATRLLSSGTPDPIVAGLDAGLRPHHRSGPLQIHVYGFGGLVKAAAWAGEAARTARAGWTA
- the ilvD gene encoding dihydroxy-acid dehydratase is translated as MPPYRSRTSTHGRNMAGARGLWRATGMKDGDFGKPIIAIANSFTQFVPGHVHLKDLGQLVAREVEKAGGVAKEFNTIAVDDGIAMGHDGMLYSLPSREIIADSVEYMVNAHCADAMVCISNCDKITPGMLNAAMRLNIPVVFVSGGPMEAGKVVLSTGETKAVDLIDAMIAAADDTVTDADVLTYEQNACPTCGSCSGMFTANSMNCLTEALGLALPGNGSTLATHADRERLFVEAGHLIVDLARRYYEQGDDSVLPRNIASFKAFENAMTLDISMGGSTNTVLHLLAASFEGEVGFTIADIDRLSRQVPVLCKVAPAVANIHMEDVHRAGGIFGILGELDRAGLLDTSVPTIHSASMQEALARWDVKQTNSDSVHEFYRAAPGGVPTQTAFSQARRWDDLDLDRAKGVIRDKDHAYSKDGGLAVLFGNIAEDGCIVKTAGVDESILTFSGPARIFESQDSAVSAILTGKIKPGDVVLIRYEGPRGGPGMQEMLYPTSYLKSKGLGRACALITDGRFSGGSSGLSIGHISPEAAEGGAIGLVEEGDTIVIDIPNRVMKVDLSDDELARRRAAMEAKGADAWKPAEKRTRKVTAALRAYAAMTTSASKGAVREVK
- a CDS encoding PaaI family thioesterase, which gives rise to MQPVMTVDEVTAFLDREFPQIHDGGRVYAVERIAPGEAVVRLSASERHLRPGGTVSGPSMMALADLAAYVVILAHIGPVALAVTTNLAINFLRKPEPGDLIGTCRLLKLGKRLAVTECGIAGEGEIDLVAHATATYSVPPR
- a CDS encoding LLM class flavin-dependent oxidoreductase; amino-acid sequence: MIPFSVLDLSPIPEGFTAADALANTLDLARHAESLGFRRYWLAEHHNMPGIASAATAVVIGHVAAGTKTIRVGAGGIMLPNHAPLVIAEQFGTLATLHPGRIDLGLGRAPGTDMATARALRRSLEASDDFPADVAELIGYLGDAAPDARIRAVPGTGTRVPVWILGSSLYGAQLAAHLGLPYAFASHFAPQALDQAVALYRARFQPSTHLDRPQFMMAINVFAGESDAEALHLKSSMQQAFANLRTGRPGPLPRPVADIGSVLDPMLLAMVEEALSVSATGAPATVRQKLVALIARYRPDEVILTGQIHDHAARKRSFGIVAEILSSAEFARLIAA
- a CDS encoding DUF6653 family protein, which produces MQNARPLRHDAPAPAVTPPAQMRWLGMTARVWQRHASGWSVWTRFATLPFLLAAIWSHVWIGTAGAVTAVAAVAVWLWLNPRLFPPPRRTDRWHVRATFGERVWLNRMAVPIPPAEARAALALSLVTGAGFLAAVWGAAETNLLTTATGLVVTYVGKLAFLDRMVRLYETMKTAHPLYKAWSQVPVNDNRRGGTRR
- the rpsI gene encoding 30S ribosomal protein S9 is translated as MAELQSLEQLGGAVAPAAPEAPVHVQKLDSQGRAYATGKRKDAIARVWVKPGTGRIMVNKKDFTEYFARPVLQMILRQPVMLTNRDGQYDIVATVTGGGLSGQAGALRHGISKALTYYEPELRAILKKEGFLTRDSRVVERKKFGRRKARRSFQFSKR
- the rplM gene encoding 50S ribosomal protein L13 gives rise to the protein MKTYSAKPAEVEKKWILIDAEGMVVGRLAAYIANHLRGKHLPTFTPHVDCGDNIIVVNADKVVLTGRKYENKKYYWHTGYPGGIKERTARAIIEGRFPERVLEKAVQRMMPGGPLSRKQLKNLKVYAGPTHPHEAQTPTLVDVKSFNEKNARRA